A single window of Plasmodium malariae genome assembly, chromosome: 8 DNA harbors:
- the PmUG01_08038500 gene encoding 40S ribosomal protein S11, putative yields MATTLDVQHERAYQKQEGASFFNSKKIKKGSKSFTRYWKKVGLGFATPKEAKEGVYVDKKCPFTGNVSIRGRILKGMVISNKMKRTIIIRRNYLHYVKKYNRFEKRHKNIPCHCSPCFEVKEGDIVTVGQCRPLSKTVRFNVLHVEKHQIFGSARKQFVLF; encoded by the exons ATGGCTACGACATTAGATGTTCag cATGAGAGAGCCTACCAAAAACAGGAAGGAGcaagtttttttaattcaaaaaaaataaagaaaggCTCAAAAAGTTTTACAAGGTATTGGAAGAAGGTAGGTTTAGGTTTTGCTACCCCGAAGGAAGCAAAGGAAGGAGTCTACGTTGACAAGAAATGCCCATTTACGGGAAACGTATCAATTAGAGGAAGAATTTTAAA AGGTATGGTAATatcaaataaaatgaagagaACCATAATTATTAGAAGAAATTATTTGCATTATGTAAAGAAATACAATAGATTTGAGAAAAGACACAAGAATATTCCTTGTCACTGTTCTCCATGTTTTGAAGTGAAGGAAGGAGATATAGTTACTGTTGGACAGTGCAG gCCATTATCAAAAACGGTTAGATTCAATGTGTTGCACGTAGAGAAACATCAAATATTTGGAAGCGCAAGAAAACagtttgttttgttttaa
- the PmUG01_08038600 gene encoding kinesin-5, putative, giving the protein MLRSSYQNDKSSCVNIKVIVRCRPLNDKEKNDINNEEVVKINNNEVILTVNRNNEIYEKKYSFDYACDKNVDQKTLFNNYIFQIVDEVLEGFNCTLFCYGQTGTGKTYTMEGRILEHLKNNENKRIDLNDSINSDINYYYELCDNDDTGIIFRVAKRIFDILNNRKEEKGMRSEQEIEGEYNTGMHNNMCTNSNRSSCNDIIDKDGISIGIEEFAKSNIQGILMDPGRDRKGSSKSLIKNIGSLSNGCNGNTVSGHTTRGNPINSSDSNVQGLDRLDRMDKRSYDFTIKVSYLEIYNEELCDLLSSTSECNKLRIYEDTTNKNKGLNVDKLEEKNINSFEEIYYLICSAIKKRRTAETSYNKKSSRSHSIFTITLIMKDLNNEGVSITKIGKLNLVDLAGSENALKSSCGNLKIRQQESCNINQSLLTLGRVINALIENSSYIPYRDSKLTRLLQDSLGGKTKTFIVATISPSSLCIDETLSTLDYVFRAKNIKNRPEINVKTTKQLKIKDLNNEIEKLKNALNLSREKRGVYLDNEEYNNIQNCLKKNKEIILQKEKILFEKSKKIKTLLDKMDYTDDMQNHIIQLLKDVLSKYKNIQSLHDILINKIVEEKYVTRYLTDEFHLVKEKYYRIIEAYEQAQRNMSIAIHDRFVTIRNGIINDTTQFSDLCKSASGVLVKIKNCFVENKQSMIRSIKTFEKLNSDLHFKKKDILNFVLDHLDIIEKYDQNYLFIIEKIKKKLLTCKLKLCPDHNLLTVQNFRNKQLPFEDFFPSLSDVGEDQNVDAKEKGGKARGIPSLGEEVEQCIDKSGHNKNGSNNINNSCGGSDSGEVCSAKGEQKGASPGKVTESEAKDEERTDRVSVLPLNNDTNEVINFPLREKTMCILRELTINNNAGLEVVKIIDDHFSKEVYDTESIIEYIKSISSVFNTFLKSSSLYFKKSIDEKVNILNEEKKIFENINVKFSNDYGTLEEELRNSKYNIIHNFKKKLNSDIEIFREDVLEEIKNVLSSNIKRMNEKIDNNLDQLNKELHKDCYNKHNEFYSNYMKWLDKFLHEYNDKNINYHKGFYKFNDQYNNRVDMFYPLLEDVITELKEKIVRQDKQVKNNIVNFIKLYTNLINNNNKHIDKVIQQFEHYASKNIKEKKEFYRNMSTKIIQEKKDLSEVEKETNLHSSMFNENIITWNKLVYADIENCSLHISELMQNLEKKKFYLEDDINLATEVQMEGSISNATSSGISGISGISGISGISGISGISGISGIGGISGISGISGISGISGISGIRGISGSGGNCGSRNDDEQTKAIKNIGAEIEKIRTLINTVNSSIDNVEWKNDDPPYNDSPYKHDTYFEIKQKLLKEIEDISYSRNIDLKCLFENIDENLNLIINDTDFAKNKGMSGEYKNIYLTTSADNGNSEFSDSNVNKSRVCTSISTNTVVYGGENNNLYCIGLPLSDKKSMNFSISGNENLKFSYDCVQEKKKKQSQCDEYIQNNNIKPLNVCKRKRNKSVDNIRTRFNPFNTNEMKLSADKIKVIGNSVGSRKNSPQLKRLKEDNCKSGSVKLLRKSED; this is encoded by the exons ATGCTTAGAAGTTCATACCAAAATGACAAGTCGAGttgtgtaaatataaaagtaatagtTCGGTGCAGGCCTTTGAAtgataaagagaaaaatgatataaataacgAAGAAgtggtaaaaataaataataacgaAGTAATATTAACAGTAAACAGAAATAAcgaaatttatgaaaaaaaatatagttttgATTATGCATGTGATAAGAATGTAGATCAAAAGACACTGTTCAATAATTATATCTTTCAAATAGTGGATGAg GTACTTGAAGGATTTAACTGTACGTTGTTCTGCTACGGTCAGACAGGTACGGGGAAAACGTATACGATGGAAGGAAGGATACTTGAgcatttgaaaaataatgaaaacaaGAGAATAGACTTGAATGATAGTATAAATAgtgatataaattattattatgagtTATGTGATAATGATGACACAGGAATAATTTTTCGAGTTGCCAAAAGAAtatttgatattttaaataatagaaaagaaGAGAAAGGGATGCGATCAGAACAAGAGATAGAAGGGGAATACAACACTGGTATGCATAATAATATGTGCACAAACAGCAATCGGAGTAGTTGTAACGATATTATAGATAAAGACGGCATATCCATTGGCATAGAAGAATTTGCAAAGAGTAACATACAAGGCATTCTAATGGATCCAGGAAGGGACAGGAAGGGGAGCAGCAAGTCCttgattaaaaatattggCAGTTTAAGCAATGGGTGTAATGGCAATACTGTTAGCGGACATACGACTAGAGGCAATCCCATTAACAGTAGCGATAGTAACGTGCAGGGACTGGACAGGCTGGACAGAATGGACAAAAGATCATACGATTTTACCATAAAAGTTAgttatttagaaatatacaACGAGGAGCTATGTGATTTGTTAAGCTCGACAAGTGAGTGTAATaaattacgtatatatgaaGACACaacaaataagaataaagGGCTAAATGTAGACAAATTGGaggaaaagaatataaattcttttgaGGAAATATATTACCTGATATGTTCagctataaaaaaaagaagaacagCAGAGacttcatataataaaaagtctAGTAGGAGTCATTCTATATTTACCATAACATTAATTATGAAagatttaaataatgaaggAGTAAGTATAACCAAAATAGGTAAGTTGAACTTAGTCGATCTAGCGGGTAGTGAAAATGCGTTAAAAAGTTCATGTGGAAATTTAAAGATTAGACAGCAAGAGAGTTGTAATATAAATCAGTCTTTATTAACCTTAGGTCGAGTCATTAATGCACTTATAGAAAATTCTTCATATATACCATATCGTGATTCAAAACTAACTAGGTTGTTACAAGATTCGTTAGGTGGAAAAACGAAGACCTTTATTGTAGCAACGATTTCCCCTTCTTCTCTATGCATAGATGAAACGTTAAGTACACTAGATTATGTGTTTAgagcaaaaaatataaaaaatagaccTGAGATTAATGTAAAAACAACAAAgcagttaaaaataaaagatctTAACAAcgaaattgaaaaattgaaaaatgcCTTAAATCTTAGTCGAGAAAAAAGGGGTGTCTATTTAGATAAcgaagaatataataatatacaaaattgtcttaaaaaaaataaagaaattatattacaaaaggaaaagatattatttgaaaagagtaaaaaaataaaaacattgtTAGATAAAATGGACTATACAGATGACATGCAAAATCATATTATACAATTACTGAAAGATGTTCTTtccaaatataaaaatattcaatcGTTACATGATATACTGATTAACAAAATTGTAGAGGAAAAATATGTGACAAGGTATTTAACCGACGAATTTCATCTTGTTAAGGAAAAGTATTACAGAATTATTGAAGCGTATGAACAAGCACAGAGAAACATGTCAATTGCTATTCATGACAGATTTGTTACCATACGAAATGGAATTATTAACGACACTACTCAATTTAGCGATCTGTGCAAAAGTGCGTCAGGAGTTTTGgtgaagataaaaaattgttttgtCGAAAATAAGCAGTCCATGATAAGATCTATAAAaacatttgaaaaattaaacagtgatttgcattttaaaaaaaaagatatactTAATTTTGTTCTTGATCATTTAGATATTATCGAAAAATATgatcaaaattatttattcattattgaaaaaattaaaaaaaaattattaacatgcAAGCTAAAATTATGTCCTgatcataatttattaactGTTCAGAATTTTAGAAATAAGCAACTTCCATTTGAGGATTTTTTCCCCTCTTTGAGCGATGTGGGTGAAGATCAAAACGTGGACGCCAAGGAAAAGGGGGGTAAGGCGAGAGGCATCCCTTCTCTAGGTGAAGAGGTGGAGCAGTGCATTGACAAGTCGGGGCACAATAAAAATGGCAGCAATAACATCAATAACAGCTGTGGTGGTAGTGACAGTGGCGAAGTGTGTAGTGCTAAGGGGGAACAAAAAGGTGCATCACCAGGTAAGGTAACTGAGAGCGAAGCCAAGGATGAGGAGCGTACGGATAGAGTAAGTGTGCTTCCATTAAATAACGATACAAACGAAGTAATAAATTTTCCACTAAGGGAAAAGACCATGTGCATTCTGAGAGAGCTaactattaataataatgcagGACTAGaagtagtaaaaataatagatgACCATTTTTCTAAAGAAGTTTATGACACAGAATCGATAATTGAATATATCAAAAGTATTAGTAGTGtgtttaatacatttttaaagtcatctagtttatattttaaaaagagtaTAGACGAGAAAGTTAATATTCTAAAtgaggaaaagaaaatttttgaaaatataaatgtcaAGTTTTCTAATGATTATGGTACATTAGAAGAAGAACTAAGGAATagcaaatataatattatacataattttaaaaaaaaattaaattcagATATAGAAATATTCCGAGAAGACGTTTTagaggaaataaaaaatgtattaagtagtaatataaaaagaatgaatGAAAAGATTGACAATAATTTAGATCAATTGAACAAAGAGTTACATAAGGattgttataataaacataatgaattttattcaaattatatgaaatggTTGGATAAATTCTTACATGAATATAACGAtaagaatattaattatCATAAAGGCTTCTATAAGTTCAATGATCAATACAATAATAGAGTTGATATGTTTTACCCTCTCTTGGAGGATGTAATAACAgaattaaaggaaaaaattgtacGGCAAGATAAAcaagttaaaaataatattgtaaattttattaagttaTACACAAacttaataaataacaacAACAAACATATTGATAAAGTAATTCAACAATTTGAACATTATgcaagtaaaaatataaaagagaaaaaagaattctATCGTAATATGTCcacaaaaattattcaagaaaaaaaggatctATCAGAAGTAGAAAAAGAAACGAATTTGCACTCCTCAatgtttaatgaaaatatcaTCACTTGGAATAAATTGGTCTATGCGGATATAGAAAATTGCTCCCTTCACATAAGTGAATTGATGcaaaatttggaaaaaaagaaattctaCCTGGAGGATGATATTAACTTGGCGACGGAGGTTCAAATGGAGGGGAGTATTAGCAATGCGACTAGTAGCGGCATTAGCGGTATTAGCGGCATTAGCGGTATTAGCGGCATTAGCGGTATTAGCGGCATTAGCGGTATTAGCGGCATTGGCGGTATTAGCGGCATTAGCGGTATTAGCGGTATTAGCGGCATTAGCGGTATTAGCGGCATTAGGGGCATTAGCGGTAGTGGTGGTAACTGTGGCAGTAGGAATGATGATGAACAAACGAAGGCGATAAAGAACATTGGCGCTGAAATTGAAAAGATACGAACTCTTATTAACACAGTTAACAGCAGCATAGATAACGTTGAATGGAAAAATGACGATCCGCCGTACAATGATTCCCCTTACAAGCATGACacatattttgaaattaaGCAAAAGCTACTAAAAGAAATTGAAGATATTTCGTATAGTAGAAACATCGATTTAAAATGTCTGTTTGAAAATATAGACGAAAATTTAAATCTTATTATTAATGACACCGATTTTGCAAAGAACAAGGGAATGAGTGgtgaatacaaaaatatttacctGACTACGTCAGCTGATAATGGAAATAGCGAGTTTTCTGATAGTAATGTTAACAAATCACGTGTGTGCACAAGTATTTCTACAAATACCGTTGTATATGGAGGTGAGAATAACAACTTATATTGTATAGGTCTCCCTCTAAGCGATAAGAAAAGCATGAACTTTTCTATATCTGGAAATGAAAACCTCAAATTTTCTTATGACTGTgttcaggaaaaaaaaaaaaaacaatccCAATGTGatgaatatattcaaaataacaACATAAAACCCTTAAATGTATGCAAAAGAAAGAGAAACAAAAGTGTTGATAACATACGCACTCGATTCAATCCATTTAACACGaatgaaatgaaattatCTGCGGATAAAATTAAGGTAATTGGAAATAGCGTTGGCTCAAGAAAAAATTCCCCTCAATTGAAAAGACTCAAGGAGGACAACTGCAAAAGTGGAAGCGTCAAGCTTCTGAGGAAATCTGAAGATTAG
- the PmUG01_08038700 gene encoding DNA replication complex GINS protein, putative, with protein MNEKSRRKAYVTNISALSNDNSSVLRGKTYYTNTKEIDLNNNNSSNNRGNNISGFNNNNFSNESNVVLDDFPKLPLKNIESCEDVYNIFYIRDQYIIGNKNISINNDHIILLETILDKIDTAISEMCSEENYSTKKILASVHEKIYNLYNSFKKIKNIPPELSNAYDCFKSNVIFVRSRQFKKNYVYDNLINIYTYLRDSELQQDNIETINEPLYINDKAISTASFINKNMLTANEYIEYLPMKFNPHFLELNKISIYYLYEESINHIIWQKALDELIVVKALADIPYFDLSEVEGFDFKKMKSGQRQWYPLYIAKELSEEGLATVEFPFWFYIDNLKNIYKKEFEDLFELTDLPSPFFFEISSMFLENNSFKNSTPIETIGHRTPYKYILKVAGLIQDIRQKRIHKIMNKFKSCDIFSDILIINNIQIYETYCVNYLASVFFQRQSNTNAINENFDVRNYLFDPFIFSSYNV; from the exons atgaacgAGAAGTCTAGAAGGAAGGCTTACGTAACAAATATATCAGCCTTGAGTAATGACAATAGCAGCGTTCTGAGGGGAAAAACGTACTACACGAACACAAAGGAAATAGATctaaacaataataatagcagtaataATAGAGGCAATAATATTAGTGGATTCAATAACAACAATTTTAGTAATGAATCGAATGTTGTGTTAGATGACTTTCCTAAATTACCCCTAAAGAATATAGAATCTTGTGAAGATGTGtacaacattttttatataagagatcaatatattataggaaataaaaatatttcaataaataatgatcatataatattactagAGACTATATTAGATAAGATAGATACAGCAATAAGTGAGATGTGTTCTGAAGAGAATTActctacaaaaaaaatattagcaagtgtacatgaaaaaatttataatttatataacagttttaaaaaaataaaaaatataccacCTGAATTATCAAATGCATATGATTGCTTTAAAAGTAATGTTATATTTGTACGGAGTagacaatttaaaaaaaattatgtatatgataatttaattaatatatatacttacttACGAGATAGTGAATTACAACAAGATAACATAGAGACTATAAATGAACCattgtatataaatgataaagcTATATCTACGGcatcttttattaataaaaatatgctcacagcaaatgaatatattgaatatttaCCTATGAAATTCAATCCTCattttttagaattaaataaaatttctatATACTATTTATATGAAGAATCGATCAACCATATTATCTGGCAAAAAGCTTTAGACGAGTTAATTGTTGTTAAAGCTTTGGCAGATATACCATATTTTGACTTATCCGAAGTAGAGGGGtttgattttaaaaaaatgaaatcaGGTCAAAGACAGTGGTATCCTTTATACATAGCTAAAGAATTAAGTGAGGAAGGCTTAGCTACTGTCGAATTTCCTTTCTGGTTTTATattgataatttaaaaaatatttataaaaaagaatttgagGATTTATTTGAACTCACAGACTTACCTAGTCCTTTCTTCTTTGAAATTTCATCCATGTTTTTAGAAAacaattcatttaaaaattccaCGCCCATAGAAACCATTGGCCACAGGACACCCTACAAGTATATCCTTAAAGTGGCTG GACTTATTCAAGACATAAGGCAAAAGCGCATAcacaaaattatgaacaagttTAAAAGCTGTGATATATTCTCGGATATATTAATCATAAACAACATTCAGATATATGAGACGTACTGTGTTAATTATTTAGCGTCTGTTTTCTTTCAAAGACAGAGTAATACAAATgcaataaatgaaaatttcgACGTAAGGAATTATTTGTTTGAcccatttatttttagctCCTATAATGTGTAG